Within Conexibacter woesei DSM 14684, the genomic segment TCTCGAACGCGCCGGCGTGGCCGGGGAAGTGCTCGCCCCACGCGCCGTCGACGGGCGCCAGCGCCCAGTAGTCGGCGGCGGCGACGACGATCCCGTGCAGCCGCGCGGCGTCCGCGGCCGCCTGCGCGCACGTCGCGCTGTTGCCGCCGTGGCCGTTGAGCAGCAGCAGGCGCCGCGCACCGGACGCCGCCGCGCTCTCCAGCAGGTCGGCGAGGACGTGCGCGAGCGTCGCCGCCGTGAGCGACAGCGTGCCGCCGAACGGCAGATGGTGGTGGGAGGCGCCGAACGGCAGCGTCGGCGCGAGCACGACGCGCTCGGGCCGCGTCGCGCGCGCCGCGCCGGCGGCCGCGACCGCCTCGGCCGCGAGCGTGTCCATCGCCGTGACGAGGTGCGGCCCGTGCTGCTCGGTCGCGCCGATCGGCAGCACCACGACCGCCTCCGGCAGCAGCGAGCGCAGCTCCTCGCGCGTGCGGTCGGCCCAGCGTACGGCGGTCATCGGGTCCTCTCCATTCGTCGTGCCAGTCGTTCGGTCAGGTCGAGCGCGGCGATCCCGTCGGCGAGCGTCGGTATCGCGCTGCGGCCGTTGGGTCCGGCGACCGGCTCGCCGCGGCACAGCGCGACGAAGCGGTCGAGCTGGCGGCCGAAGCAGCGCGTCGTGCGGTCGCCGGTCCCGACCATGTCGGTGACGGCCGCACGGCCGGCGACGCGCAGCGCGAACGTCACGATGTCGATCGACGCGCAGCCGCCGGCGCCGCGGATGGTGATCTCGCTCGCGACCTCCGCCGGCAGCAGCCAGCCGATCTCGAGCTGCACGCGGTGGCCGCGCGGGTGGCGCAGGCTCGCGCCGCAGAGGTTGTCGGCCGGCAGGTCCGGCAGCGTGCGCAGCGACCACGCGTGCTCCACGTCGAGCTGCGCCGGGCCGAGCAGCACGCGCAGCCAGTCGGCCACGTGCGCGCCCTCGTGGATCACCGGCAGGCCGTGCGCCAGCGTCGCGCGCAGGCGTGCGGCGTGCTCGCCGTCAGCGGGGTCGTCCAGCTCGTCGTAGACGACGACGCGCACCTGCAGCGGCCCGCCCAGCGCGCCGGACGCGATCAGCTCGGCGAGCCGCTCGACCGCCGGGTCGTGGCGGTACGTGAAGCCGACCTGCAGGCGCGCGGCGAGCGCGGGCGCGAGCCCGTCGAACGCCGCCCGCGCGGCCTTGACGCTCGTCGCGATCGGCTTCTCGGCGAGCACGAAGCGGCCGCGCTCCAAACCGTGACGGGCAAGTCTCGGGGTCACCCACGGCGGCGTCGCGACGACCCACGCGTCGATCGCCTCGTCGTCGGCGATCGCGTCAAGCTCGGCGATGACGGGGACGCCGGGGACGTCGAGCAGCGCACGCGCGGCGGCGGCGGGCTCGACGACCGCCGCCAGCTCGACCGCGGGATGCGCGAGCAGCGCCGGCAGATGCGCCGCCCGCCCGATGTCGCCCGCACCGACCAGCGCGACGCGCACCGGCTCCGTCGCGTCGCTCATCGGGCGACCGCCACGATCGCGTCGACCTCGACGTCGAAGCCGTTGAGCGAGCAGGCGACGACCGTGCGGACCGGCTTGACCTCCCCGAACCACTGCTCGTAGACCGTGTTGAACGCGGCCCAGTCGCCGATGTCGGCGAGGTAGACCGTCACCTTCACCGCGTCGCGCAGCGTGCCGCCGCCGGCGTTCGCGACCGCCTCCAGGTTGGCGAGCGTCATCCGCGTCTGCTCCTCGATCGTGCCGCGCACGATCGTCCCGTCGGGCGCGACCGCCGCCTGGCCGGCGAGGAAGAGGAAGCCGCCGGAGACGATCCCCGACGAGTACGGACCGGCCGGCCCCGGTGCGCTCGGCGGCGCGTGGACCTGCGTGCGCAGCGGCTCGGCGGCGCTCATCGCAGCGCCTCGGTCGCGGTCGCGGCGCGGCCCGCGGGGCCGAGCGGCCGTCCCGTCAGCTCGCCGCGATAGCCCATCCGCCTGAACAGCCCCGCCGCGGCGCGGTCGGCGCCGGCCGCGATCTCGGCCGTCTCGCCGCCGGTCAGCTCGCCGTCCTCCAGCACGACGCGGCCGTCCACGACGACGCTGCGGACGCTGCGCGCACGCGCGCCGAGGACGACCTGCGCGAGCGGGTCGAAGCTCGGCCGCATCTCCGGGACGTCGTCGGTGCGGAGCACGAGGTCTGCGCGCTTGCCGGCCTCCAGCGAGCCGATCTCGCCCGCCAGGCCGGCGGCACGCGCACCGCCGATCGTCGCCAGCTCGAACGCGTCGAGCGCGGTCATCGCATCGCGCGCGCCGAAGCGCTCGCGCTGGGTCAGCAGCGCGACGTACGCCTGCTCGCCGACGTCGAACGCGTTGGCCCAGTTGGAGGCGTCGGAGCCGAGCCCGACGGCGAGGCCGCGCCGGTGCAGGTCGAGGTGGCGGCCGGTGAGCGTCCCGCCGACGCCCCACAGCATCGAGCCGGTCGGGTTCCACGCGACCGCGGGGCGGCAGCGCTCGAGCGGCTCCAGCTCATCGTCGCGGACGAAGTTGAGGTGGCCGAGCAGGACGCGCTCGCTGAGCGCGCCGATCCGCTCCAGGTGCACGAGCGCGTGGCAGCCGCAGCGGAGGTCGTGCGCCGCGGTGTCGTCGGCGGCGTACGACTGGTGCTGGTTGAGGATCACGCCCTCGCGCTCGGCGAGCGCGTGCGCGGCGAGGTGCAGCTCGTCGCTGGAGGTGCCGATCCCCTGGATCGCGACGTGGCCGCGCACGAGCGCGTCGGGGTCGGCGTTGCGGCCCAGCTCGCGCCCGAGCACGTCGAGCGCGCGCTCGTGCGTCGCGGCGATGCGGTCGAAGCCGAGCCCGCCGACGTCCATCACGAACGGGTCGCCGAGCAGCGCCCGGATCCCCAGCCGCTGCGCGGCGGCCGCCGCCGCGTCGGGCTCGAACGCGGTGCCGGCCTCGACGAAGCAGGTCGTGCCGTTGCGCAGCATCTCCGCGACCGACAGCAGCGCGGAGGCGTGCTCCTCCTCGTCGTCGATCAGGTCGGCGTAGGGGAACTGCGCCCGCGCGAAGACGTCGATCGGGCAGGCGTCGCCGAAGGCGCCGCGCACGAGGTGGAACGTGACGTGCGCGTGGCAGTCGACGAAGCCGGGATGCACGGCGGCGCCGCGTGCGTCGATCGTGCGCGCGGAGCGGACGCGCTCCTCGACCTCCTCGGCGGGGCCGACGGCGACGATCCGCGAGCCGGCGACGGCGACGGCGCCGCGCGGGTGGATCGTGCGCTCGGCGTCCATCGTGATGACGTACGCGTCGCGGATCAGCAGGTCGACGGCGCGCTTGGCGTCGGACTCCATCGTTCAGGCTCCGGGGGTCGTGGTCGGTCGTGCGGCCGGCGTCGTCGCGCCGTCGCGGTGGATCGTCGGGACGGCGGCGATCAGCTCGCGCGTGTACGCGTCGCGAGGGGCGCGGAATATCGTGTCGCGGTCGCCCCGCTCGACGAGTCTGCCGTGCCGCAGCACGACGATCTCCTGCGCCATGTAGCGGACGACGCCGAGGTCGTGCGAGATGAACAGGTACGTCAGCCCGAGCCGCTCCTGCAGCTCGTGCAGCAGGTTGAGCACCTGCGCCTGGACGGAGACGTCGAGCGCCGAGACGGCCTCGTCGAGCACCACCAGGCGCGGCTCCAGCGCGAGCGCCCGCGCGATCCCGACGCGCTGGCACTGCCCGCCGGAGAGCGAGCGCGGGTAGCGCTGCGCGAAGCGGCCGCCGAGCTGGACGAGGTCGAGCAGCTCGGCCGCCCGGCGGCGGCGTTCGTCGCGCGCGACGCCGTGGATCGCGAGCGGCGCCTCGATCGCCTGCGCCACCGTCTGCCGCGGGTTCAGCGAGGCGACCGGGTCCTGGAAGACCATCTGCCGCTCGCGGCTCAGCGCCCGCGCAGGCCCGCGCGCGAGCCGGGTCACGTCGGCGCCGTCGAAGCGCAACGCGCCGCCGTCGGCCGCCTCCAACCCCGTCACGACGCGGCCGAACGTCGACTTGCCTGAGCCCGACTCGCCGACGAGGCCGACGGTCGTGCCGGCGGCGATCTCCAGCGACACGTCGTCGACGGCTACGACGCCACCTCCGGCGCCGTCGTAGCGGCGGACGATCCCGCTCGCCTGCACGAGCGGCGGGCGCGCGGCCGGCGCCGCGGCCGGTTCGCTGTTCGGGGTCATGCGACCGCCTCCACGTCGGGGGCGTGGAGATGGCACTCCACCGTCCACTGCTGCTCGCCGCCGAGCGCCACGTCGGGCGGCGCGACGGCGCGACAGCGCTCCAGCACGGCCGGGCAGCGGTCCTGGAAGGCGCAGCCTCGGGGGATCGCGGCGGGCGCCGGCGGCTGGCCGGCGATCGTCGTCAGCGGGCGGCCCAGCTCGACGTCGAGGTCGCAGATCGCGCCGAGCAGCATCTCGGCGTAGGGATGGCGCGGCCCACCGAAGAACGGCCCGGCCGGCGCGCGCTCGACGATCCGGCCCGCGTACATCACGCGGACCTGCTCGCACGTCGCCGAGGCGAGCGCGAGGTCGTGGGTGATGAACAGCAGCGCGGTCCCGCGCCGCTGCGCGAGCGCGACGAGCGTCTCCAGCACGCGCGCCTGCGTCGTGACGTCGAGCGCGGTCGTGCACTCGTCCGCGATCAGCACGCGCGGCTCGCCGACGAGCGCCATCGCGATCATCACGCGCTGACGCATCCCGCCCGAGAACTGGTGCGGATGGTCGTCCAGGCGCGTCGCGGCACGCGGGATCCCGACCTCGTCGAGCAGCTCCGCCGCGCGCTCGCGGGCGGCGCGTCTGTCGATCCGCTGGTGCGCCCGCAGCGCGTCGATCAGCTGGCGGCCGATCGTGTGGACCGGGCTCAGCGACGTGAGCGGGTTCTGGTAGATCATCGCGACGCGGTCGCCGCGCAGCGCGCGCAACGTCCGCTCGGAGGCCCCGACCAGCTCGGCCTCCTCCAGCCGGATCGAGCCTGACAGCGCGCGCACGCCGCGCGGCAGCAGGCCCATCAGCGCGAGCGCGGTCAGCGACTTGCCGCAGCCGGACTCGCCGACGAGCGCGACGCGCGCGCCGGGCTCCAGCGAGAGGCTGACGCCGCGCACGATCGGAACCGCCGCGCCGTGCGCCGGCGCGGTGCCGAGCACGAGGTCGCGGACGTCGAGGACCGGACGCTCAGACATCGCTGCGCCCCCGCGACTCGAGCGCCGTCTCGACCTGGTCGCTGAGCACGTTCAGCGCCCAGATCGTCAGGAAGATCAGCAGGCCGGGGATCGCGACGTACGCGAACGACTGGTAGAGGTGCGTGTAGCCGTCGTGGACGAGCGTGCCCCACGACGCCTGCGGCGGTCGCACGCCGAGGCCGACGAAACCGAGGCTCGCCTCCGTCAGGATCACGCTGGCGGCGGTGACGGCCGCCTGCACCCCGAGCACGGGGCTGATGTTCGGCAGCACGTCGCGCAGGAACACGCGCGTGCGCGAGGCGCCGAAGCCGCGCGCCGCGGTGCAGTACTCGCGGTGCAGCTCGCCCAGCACCGCGGCGCGCACGACGCGCGCCACGAACGGCGCGTGCAACACGCCGAGGACGGCGACCATGCCGGCGATCGAGCGGCCGACGGCACCGACCAGCAGCATCGCGAACAGCATCACGGGGATCGCCATCAGCGTGTCGGCGCCGCGCATCGCGACGTCGTCGGCGAGGCCGCCGCGCATCGCGCCGATCCCCGCCCACACGATGCCGAGCGCCATCGCCAGCAGCGTCGCGCCGAACGCGATGCCGAGCGACAGGCGTCCGCCGTAGAGCAGGCGCGAGAAGAGGTCGCGGCCGACCTCGTCGGTGCCCGCGAGGTGGTCGAGGCTGACGGGGGAGAACGGCGCCGCGGTCTGGATCTCGTCGAAGCCGTACGGCGCGATCAGCGGCGCCAGCAGCGACGCGAGCACGAGCAGCGCGAGCACGCCGGCGGCGAGCGCGCCCGCGGGCGAGCGCAGCACGGCGCGCACGAGATGGCCGCGGCGGCGGCCCATCGGCAGGTTCGCGACCTCCGCGCCCATCCCGACGGTGGCGCTCATGCGATCGCCGCCTGACGCAGCCGCGGGTCGATCGCCAGCGACAGCAGGTCGACGACGAGCGTCACGAGGATGAACGCGACGGCGGCGGTCAGCACGACGCCCTGCGCGACCGCGTAGTCGCGCATCGTGATCGCGTCGACGCCGAGCGACCCGATCCCGGGAATGCCGAAGGCGTACTCGACGACGACCACGCCGCCGAGCATCGAGCCGACGATCGTGCCGACGACGTTGAGCGTCGGCACCGTCGCGTTGCGCAGCGCGTAGCGGCGCACGATCTCGCGGTCGGAGAGGCCCTTGCCGCGTGCGGCGCGAGCCCAGTCGGTCGCGAGCGCCTCGATCAGCGCCGCCCGCAGGAAGCGCGCGATCGGCGCCGCGACCGCGATCGCCATCGTCAGCACCGGCAGCACCATGTGGCGCAGGTTCTGCACCGGGTCCTCGGCGAAGGAGACGAAGCCGCGGCTCGGCAGCAGGCCCCATCTGACGGACACGAGGCTGAGCAGCATGATGCCGACCCAGAACGGCGGCAGCGCGATGCCGGCGCTGGAGGCGACCGTCAGCAGGCGGTCCAGCGCGGAGCCGGGCCGCAGCGCCGAGACCATCGCCAGCGGCACGGCGACGAGCACCGCGACGACGAGCGACAGCAGCGCCAGCTCGATCGACGGCTCCAGGCGGCCGGCGATCAGCGAGGTCGTCGACTGCTGGCTGAAGTAGCTGGCGCCGAGGTCGAGCTGCAGCGCGCCCGCGAGCCAGTCGCCGTACTGGACGACGAGCGGCCGGTCGAGCCCCAGCTCGGCGCGCAGCTGCGCGAGCTGGGCGGGGTCGGAGCCGACCGAGACGCCGAGCCGCGCGAACGTCGGGTCGCCCGGCAGCAGGTGCAGGCCGAAGAAGATCACCAGCGAGGCGAGCAGCAGGATCCCCAGGCTGGTGAGGACGCGGCGGCCGATCGCGCTAGTCACCGACCGTCACCTGCTCGAAGCGCCCGTACCCGGTCTCGTCGAGGAAGATCCCCGAGACGTCGTCGCGGACCGCGACCGGGAAGCTCATCATCGTCGCGACGCTGACCGGCACCTGCTCGGCGAAGATCCGCTGCGCCTCCGCGAAGCTGGCTCTCGCGGCGGCCTCGTCGGTCGCGGCGACGCCGGCTTCGACGGCGGCGACGTATCTGGGGTCGTCGAAGTTGCACTCGCAGATGCCGGGGAACCACTGCGCGAGGAAGATCCCAGGGTTGTGCGGCGCGACGTAGACCGTCGGGATG encodes:
- a CDS encoding creatininase family protein → MTAVRWADRTREELRSLLPEAVVVLPIGATEQHGPHLVTAMDTLAAEAVAAAGAARATRPERVVLAPTLPFGASHHHLPFGGTLSLTAATLAHVLADLLESAAASGARRLLLLNGHGGNSATCAQAAADAARLHGIVVAAADYWALAPVDGAWGEHFPGHAGAFETSLMGALRPDGVREQALRPSPGTLPAAVDGLRLETPRLWAQIDGFTDDPRRADAAAGAAAFDRLADAVARAIDAVAEAPA
- a CDS encoding Gfo/Idh/MocA family protein, which gives rise to MSDATEPVRVALVGAGDIGRAAHLPALLAHPAVELAAVVEPAAAARALLDVPGVPVIAELDAIADDEAIDAWVVATPPWVTPRLARHGLERGRFVLAEKPIATSVKAARAAFDGLAPALAARLQVGFTYRHDPAVERLAELIASGALGGPLQVRVVVYDELDDPADGEHAARLRATLAHGLPVIHEGAHVADWLRVLLGPAQLDVEHAWSLRTLPDLPADNLCGASLRHPRGHRVQLEIGWLLPAEVASEITIRGAGGCASIDIVTFALRVAGRAAVTDMVGTGDRTTRCFGRQLDRFVALCRGEPVAGPNGRSAIPTLADGIAALDLTERLARRMERTR
- a CDS encoding RidA family protein is translated as MSAAEPLRTQVHAPPSAPGPAGPYSSGIVSGGFLFLAGQAAVAPDGTIVRGTIEEQTRMTLANLEAVANAGGGTLRDAVKVTVYLADIGDWAAFNTVYEQWFGEVKPVRTVVACSLNGFDVEVDAIVAVAR
- a CDS encoding amidohydrolase family protein, with amino-acid sequence MESDAKRAVDLLIRDAYVITMDAERTIHPRGAVAVAGSRIVAVGPAEEVEERVRSARTIDARGAAVHPGFVDCHAHVTFHLVRGAFGDACPIDVFARAQFPYADLIDDEEEHASALLSVAEMLRNGTTCFVEAGTAFEPDAAAAAAQRLGIRALLGDPFVMDVGGLGFDRIAATHERALDVLGRELGRNADPDALVRGHVAIQGIGTSSDELHLAAHALAEREGVILNQHQSYAADDTAAHDLRCGCHALVHLERIGALSERVLLGHLNFVRDDELEPLERCRPAVAWNPTGSMLWGVGGTLTGRHLDLHRRGLAVGLGSDASNWANAFDVGEQAYVALLTQRERFGARDAMTALDAFELATIGGARAAGLAGEIGSLEAGKRADLVLRTDDVPEMRPSFDPLAQVVLGARARSVRSVVVDGRVVLEDGELTGGETAEIAAGADRAAAGLFRRMGYRGELTGRPLGPAGRAATATEALR
- a CDS encoding ATP-binding cassette domain-containing protein gives rise to the protein MTPNSEPAAAPAARPPLVQASGIVRRYDGAGGGVVAVDDVSLEIAAGTTVGLVGESGSGKSTFGRVVTGLEAADGGALRFDGADVTRLARGPARALSRERQMVFQDPVASLNPRQTVAQAIEAPLAIHGVARDERRRRAAELLDLVQLGGRFAQRYPRSLSGGQCQRVGIARALALEPRLVVLDEAVSALDVSVQAQVLNLLHELQERLGLTYLFISHDLGVVRYMAQEIVVLRHGRLVERGDRDTIFRAPRDAYTRELIAAVPTIHRDGATTPAARPTTTPGA
- a CDS encoding ABC transporter ATP-binding protein; translated protein: MSERPVLDVRDLVLGTAPAHGAAVPIVRGVSLSLEPGARVALVGESGCGKSLTALALMGLLPRGVRALSGSIRLEEAELVGASERTLRALRGDRVAMIYQNPLTSLSPVHTIGRQLIDALRAHQRIDRRAARERAAELLDEVGIPRAATRLDDHPHQFSGGMRQRVMIAMALVGEPRVLIADECTTALDVTTQARVLETLVALAQRRGTALLFITHDLALASATCEQVRVMYAGRIVERAPAGPFFGGPRHPYAEMLLGAICDLDVELGRPLTTIAGQPPAPAAIPRGCAFQDRCPAVLERCRAVAPPDVALGGEQQWTVECHLHAPDVEAVA
- a CDS encoding ABC transporter permease is translated as MSATVGMGAEVANLPMGRRRGHLVRAVLRSPAGALAAGVLALLVLASLLAPLIAPYGFDEIQTAAPFSPVSLDHLAGTDEVGRDLFSRLLYGGRLSLGIAFGATLLAMALGIVWAGIGAMRGGLADDVAMRGADTLMAIPVMLFAMLLVGAVGRSIAGMVAVLGVLHAPFVARVVRAAVLGELHREYCTAARGFGASRTRVFLRDVLPNISPVLGVQAAVTAASVILTEASLGFVGLGVRPPQASWGTLVHDGYTHLYQSFAYVAIPGLLIFLTIWALNVLSDQVETALESRGRSDV
- a CDS encoding ABC transporter permease, which encodes MTSAIGRRVLTSLGILLLASLVIFFGLHLLPGDPTFARLGVSVGSDPAQLAQLRAELGLDRPLVVQYGDWLAGALQLDLGASYFSQQSTTSLIAGRLEPSIELALLSLVVAVLVAVPLAMVSALRPGSALDRLLTVASSAGIALPPFWVGIMLLSLVSVRWGLLPSRGFVSFAEDPVQNLRHMVLPVLTMAIAVAAPIARFLRAALIEALATDWARAARGKGLSDREIVRRYALRNATVPTLNVVGTIVGSMLGGVVVVEYAFGIPGIGSLGVDAITMRDYAVAQGVVLTAAVAFILVTLVVDLLSLAIDPRLRQAAIA